Proteins encoded together in one Marinithermus hydrothermalis DSM 14884 window:
- a CDS encoding glucose-1-phosphate thymidylyltransferase, which yields MKGLILAAGRGTRLRPLTHTRPKPAIRVAGRPIIHYAVENLTRSGITEIGVVVSPDTAKDIRLALNGFKDARLTYIVQEESQGLAHAVRVAREWLGDSPFVMYLGDNLFEHGVARFVKAFQQDEADAVIALVPVENPQQFGVAVVEGGRIVRLLEKPQNPPTNLAVAGVYVFTPEIHEIIAGLEPSARGEYEITDAIQGLIDRGRAVRGVTVEGWWKDTGRPHDLLDANRLLLEGLEPRVEGLVSGSRVTGRVVIEPGASVLDSTILGPALIASGAVVESAFIGPFTSVGPGAQVRRAEVEFSILEDKAVVEDVNLRIQECILGVGSKVTTRKGLPKAHKLVLGDKSVVEVGE from the coding sequence ATGAAGGGCCTCATCCTCGCGGCAGGCCGCGGCACCCGGCTGCGGCCCCTGACCCACACGCGACCCAAGCCGGCGATCCGGGTGGCTGGCCGGCCCATCATTCACTACGCGGTCGAGAACCTAACCCGCTCAGGCATCACCGAGATCGGAGTGGTCGTCTCGCCCGACACGGCCAAGGACATCCGCCTCGCGCTCAACGGGTTCAAGGACGCGCGCCTCACCTACATCGTGCAGGAGGAGTCCCAAGGGCTCGCGCACGCGGTGCGGGTGGCGCGCGAGTGGCTGGGGGACAGCCCCTTCGTGATGTACCTGGGGGACAACCTGTTCGAGCACGGGGTGGCGCGCTTCGTCAAGGCCTTCCAGCAGGACGAGGCCGACGCGGTCATCGCCCTCGTGCCCGTCGAGAACCCCCAGCAGTTCGGCGTGGCGGTCGTGGAGGGAGGCCGGATCGTCCGCCTCCTGGAAAAACCCCAGAACCCCCCCACGAACCTCGCGGTCGCGGGCGTGTACGTCTTCACCCCGGAGATCCACGAGATCATCGCGGGCCTCGAGCCCAGCGCGCGCGGCGAGTACGAGATCACCGACGCCATCCAAGGCCTGATCGACCGGGGGCGCGCGGTGCGCGGCGTGACCGTGGAGGGATGGTGGAAGGACACCGGACGACCCCACGACCTCCTCGACGCGAACCGCCTCCTCCTCGAAGGCCTCGAGCCTCGCGTGGAGGGCCTGGTTTCGGGTAGCCGCGTCACGGGCCGCGTGGTGATCGAGCCGGGCGCGAGCGTCCTCGACTCCACGATCCTGGGCCCGGCTTTGATCGCGAGCGGCGCCGTGGTGGAAAGCGCCTTCATCGGTCCCTTCACCTCGGTCGGCCCCGGCGCGCAGGTGCGCCGCGCCGAGGTGGAGTTCTCCATCCTCGAGGACAAGGCCGTGGTGGAGGACGTGAACCTCCGGATACAGGAGTGCATCCTGGGTGTGGGCTCCAAGGTCACCACGCGCAAAGGCCTGCCCAAGGCGCACAAGCTCGTGCTGGGGGACAAGTCGGTGGTCGAGGTGGGGGAGTAA